A genomic segment from Pelobates fuscus isolate aPelFus1 chromosome 7, aPelFus1.pri, whole genome shotgun sequence encodes:
- the LOC134568450 gene encoding zinc finger protein 268-like, translating to MQKSFNNRTKDFHSEKSSIFSDSYIFSKEIVNINPKPVSCSECGKCFRQHSSLASHQRTHIREKPFSCSECGKCFVTKAELVLHQRTHTGEKPFSCSECGKCFVSKSQLVCHQRTHTGEKLFSCSECGKCFRRHSTLINHQRTHTGEKPFSCSECGKCFVTKARLVNHQRTHTGEKPFSCSECGKCFVTKARLVNHLRTHTGEKPFSCSECGKYFVTKARLVNHQRTHTGEKPFSCSECGKCFVSKSQLVPHQRTHTGEKPFSCSECGKCFRRHSTLVNHQRTHIREKPFSCSVCGKCFVTKAVLVLHQRTHTGEKPFSCSECGKCFRQHSNLVSHQRTHTGEKPFSCSECGKCFRQHSNLVSHQRTHTGEKPFSCSECGKCFVIKSRFANHQKTHTGEKPFSCSECGKCFVTKAVLVLHQRTHTGEKPFSCSECGKCFVSKSQLVRHQRTHTGEKPFSCSECGKCFRQHSNLVNHQRTHTGEKPFSCSECGKCFVIKSRFANHQKTHTGEKPFSCSECGKCFVTKAELVLHQRTHTGEKPFSCSECGKCFRQHSHLVSHQRTHTGEKPFSCSECGNNFRHHSNLVLHQRTHTGEKPFSCSECGKCFRHHSNLVSHQRTHTGEKPFSCSECGKCFVTNTELVRHQRTHTGEKPFSCSECGKCFVTNTELVLHQRTHTGEKPFSCSECGKCFVRKSRLVSHQRTHTGEKPF from the coding sequence ATGCAGAAATCTTTTAATAACCGCACCAAGGACTTTCACTCTGAAAAATCAAGCATTTTCTCAGATTCCTATATTTTCTCAAAGGAGATAGTAAACATAAACCCCAAACCtgtctcatgttctgaatgtggaaaatgttttcggcAACATTCAAGTCTTgccagtcatcagagaactcacataagagagaaaccgttctcatgttctgaatgtggaaaatgttttgtcactaaAGCAGAGCTTGTccttcatcagagaactcacacaggagagaaaccgttctcatgttctgaatgtggaaaatgttttgttagtAAATCACAGCTTgtctgtcatcagagaactcacacaggagagaaacttttctcatgttctgaatgtggaaaatgttttcgaAGACATTCAACTCTTATcaatcatcagagaactcacacaggagagaaaccgttctcatgttctgaatgtggaaaatgttttgtcactaaAGCACGGCTTGTcaatcatcagagaactcacacaggagagaaacctttctcatgttctgaatgtggaaaatgttttgtcactaaAGCACGGCTTGTCAATCAtctgagaactcacacaggagagaaaccgttctcatgttctgaatgtggtaaATATTTTGTCACTAAAGCACGGCTTGTcaatcatcagagaactcacacaggagagaaaccgttctcatgttctgaatgtggaaaatgttttgttagtAAATCACAGCTTGTCcctcatcagagaactcacacaggagagaaaccgttctcatgttctgaatgtggaaaatgttttcggAGACATTCAACTCTTGTcaatcatcagagaactcacataagagagaaaccgttctcatgttctgtatgtggaaaatgttttgtcactaaAGCAGTTCTTGTccttcatcagagaactcacacaggagagaaaccgttctcatgttctgaatgtggaaaatgttttcggcaacattcaaatcttgtcagtcatcagagaactcacacaggagagaaaccgttctcatgttctgaatgtggaaaatgttttcggcaacattcaaatcttgtcagtcatcagagaactcacacaggagagaaaccgttctcatgttctgaatgtggaaaatgttttgtcattAAATCACGGTTTGCCAATCATCagaaaactcacacaggagagaaaccgttctcatgttctgaatgtggaaaatgttttgtcactaaAGCAGTTCTTGTccttcatcagagaactcacacaggagagaaaccgttctcatgttctgaatgtggaaaatgttttgttagtAAATCAcagcttgtccgtcatcagagaactcacacaggagagaaacctttctcatgttctgaatgtggaaaatgttttcggcaacattcaaatcttgtcaatcatcagagaactcacacaggagagaaaccattctcatgttctgaatgtggaaaatgttttgtcattAAATCACGGTTTGCTAATCATCagaaaactcacacaggagagaaaccgttctcatgttctgaatgtggaaaatgttttgtcactaaAGCAGAGCTTGTccttcatcagagaactcacacaggagagaaaccgttctcatgttctgaatgtggaaaatgttttcggcAACATTCacatcttgtcagtcatcagagaactcacacaggagagaaaccgttctcatgttctgaatgtggaaataaTTTTAGGCACCATTCAAATCTTGTccttcatcagagaactcacacaggagagaaaccgttctcatgttctgaatgtggaaaatgttttaggcaccattcaaatcttgtcagtcatcagagaactcacacaggggagaaaccgttctcatgttctgaatgtggaaaatgttttgtcactaaCACAgagcttgtccgtcatcagagaactcacacaggagagaaaccgttctcatgttctgaatgtggaaaatgttttgtcactaaCACAGAGCTTGTccttcatcagagaactcacacaggagagaaaccgttctcatgttctgaatgtggaaaatgttttgttagGAAATCAcggcttgtcagtcatcagagaactcacacaggagagaaaccgttctaa